The Caldicellulosiruptoraceae bacterium PP1 nucleotide sequence TGTTTTGCTTTTTTGTATGTCCAGATTCATCAATAAAGGTAGAAAATGGTAAAATGACTGGTGTAGATTATGAACACTGTAAAGGATGTGGCGTATGTACAGAAGTATGCCCATTTAAAGCATTTGATTTTGTTGAAGAAAAGAAATAACATAGGAGGGAAAAAAGATGGCAGTTCGTGATAGATTAAGCGGTAATGAAGCAGTTGCTTTTGCTATGAAGCAAATAAATCCTGATGTTGTTGCCGCATTTCCAATAACACCTTCAACCGAAGTTCCACAATACTTCTCTCAATTTGTTGCAAATGGAGAAGTTGATACAGAGTTTGTACCTGTTGAATCTGAACATAGTGCAATGAGTGCTTGTATAGGTGCATCAGCAGCAGGTGCAAGAACAATGACAGCTACATCATCACAAGGTTTAGCTCTTATGTGGGAGATGCTATATATTGCTGCATCTTCAAGACTTCCAATTGTATTAGCATTAATAAACAGAGCATTATCAGGACCAATAAACATTCACAACGATCACTCAGACTCAATGGGTGCAAGAGATAGTGGTTGGATACAAATTTATTGTGAAAATAACCAAGAAGCTTATGATTCATTAATTCAAGCAATAAGGATTGCTGAACACAAAGATGTAATGCTACCTGTAATGGTATGTTATGATGGATTTATAACAAGCCACGCTGTTGAAAATATTGAACTTCTTGAAACAGAAGAAGTAAGAAAATTTGTTGGTGAATACAATCCACCATATTGGCTACTTAATAAACAAGAGCCAGTTGCAATAGGTCCACTTGACTTGCCACCATATTATTTTGAACATAAGAGACAGCAAGCTGAAGCTTTAAAGAATTCTAAGAAGGTTATTCTTGAAGTAGCAGAAGAATTTGCTAAACTAACAGGTAGAAAATATGGATTATTTGAAACATATAAATTAGAAGATGCTGAAGTTGGTATAGTTGTATTAAACTCAACTGCAGGAACTGCAAAGGCAGTTGTTGATGAATATAGAAGCAAGGGTTTAAAAGTTGGTTTACTTAAGCCAAGATTATTTAGGCCATTCCCAGCAGAAGAATATGCTGATGCATTAAAACATCTTAAAGCAGTAGCCATACTTGATAAAGTTGATGGATTTAATGCTGCAGGTGGTCCATTGTTCAATGAATTTACAAGTGCTTTATATTGCAATGGTGCAAATGTAAAGGCTCTAAGCTATATTTACGGCTTAGGTGGTAGAGATGTTACCACAAAAGATATATCAAAAGTTTATGATAGACTTTTAGAAATAGCAAAAACAGGTAATGTTGGCGAAATATATAATTATCTTGGTGTAAGAGAATAAGGAGGTGCGAAGAAATGGCGTACAATATTAAAGAACTTGCAAACAAACCAGAAAGATTAACTGGTGGACATAGAATGTGTGCTGGTTGTGGTGCTCCAGTTGCTGTAAGAGCAATACTTCGTGCATTAAAACCAGAAGACAGAGCTGTTGTAGGTGCAGCTACAGGATGCTTAGAGGTTTCAACATGTATTTATCCATACACTGCATGGAAGGATTCATTTATTCATAGTGCTTTTGAAAATGCAGGTGCAACAGTTTCAGGAGCTGAAGCTGCATATAAAGCATTAAAGAAAAAAGGCAAAGTTTCTGATGAGTTTAAGTTTATCGCATTTGGTGGAGACGGTGGAACATATGATATAGGTCTTCAATCTTTATCAGGTGCTATGGAAAGAGGACACAATATGGTTTATGTATGCTATGATAATGGTGCATATATGAACACTGGTATTCAAAGGTCATCAGCTACTCCACTTTATGCTGATACTACAACTTCACCACAAGGTAAGGTTGTCCCTGGTAAAACTCAATGGAGAAAAGATTTAACAGAAGTTATGGTAGCTCATAATATTCCTTATGTTGCACAAACAGCTTTCATAACACCAAATATGAAGGATTTAATTGAAAAGGCTGAAAAGGCTATATATACAGACGGGCCAGCATTCTTAAATGTTTTAGCTCCATGTCCAAGAGGATGGAGATACGAAACTTCTAAACTTATTGAAATATCAAAATTAGCAGTTGATACATGTTTCTGGCCACTTTATGAAGTTGTAAATGGTCAATATAAATTAACATACAAACCAAAAGAGAAACTTCCTGTTGTTGAATTTTTAAAGGTTCAAGGAAGATTTAGACACTTATTCAAGAAAGGAAATGAACATTTAATTGAACAAATTCAACAAGAAGTTGATAGAAGATGGGAAAAACTTCTTGAACTTTGTGGAGAGAAATAATTAACTTTATTTACTAAAGGATTCTTTGAAATGGTTCAAAGAATCCTTTATTTTTTATAATGATTTTTTTTAAATGTAATGGTAAAATAGATAAATAATAATAGTTTGAGGTGAAATTATTGAAGGTAATTTATTTAGGTCCTGAAGGATCTTATAGTAATATTGCTGCAAAAAAGATTAGTAAAGACATATACCCTTTTGATACAATAGATGATATTTTCGATGAAGTTGAAAAAAATCAAGATGTTTTAGGCGTTGTACCGGTTGAAAATTCCATTGAAGGGAGCGTTTCTGTAACATTAGATTTGCTTTTACAAAAAAATGTATACATTATTAAAGAGATTATTCTTGATATTAAACATTATCTTTGTTATAAAATTAACAAGAAAATATCTTCAATTGCATCACATCCGCAGGCACTTTCTCAATGCCATGAATATCTTAGAAATAATTTTGAAAATGCAAAAATAATATCTGCACAAAGCACTTCACATGCAGCTAAGTTATGCTTTGAAGGATATGTTGATGCTGCCATTTGTTCTTATGAAGCATCAAAAATATATAATTTAGATATTTTTTATGGTCCTATAAACAATAACAATATGACACGCTTTTTTGTAATACATAATAAACCACTTTTTGAAAAAAGGCATAATAATAAAACAAGTTTAATTTTCTCTACATATAACAAACCTGGTAGTTTATATAAAATATTAGCGATATTTGATTTGTGGGATATAAATCTCACTAAAATAGAATCAAGGCCATCGAAAAAAGAACTTGGGCAGTATATATTTTATATAGATGTAGAAGGATTTTATGATGATGAAAATATTTCAGAAGCACTTAAAATTATAAAAAGGAAAACTACTTTTTATAAGTTTCTTGGTTCATATGATATAGAAAAATGATAAAGAAGGTGAAAGACTGTGCATGATAAATCAAAAGAACTTATTAAATCTGATTCTAAACTGTATGCTTTAATAATATTCACATTTTCTATTATTATTATTTTATATGATAAGACTATTGGACTTATATGCTTAGCAATTGTGTTGTTTTATTTTATATATAATTATAGATCAAATATAAAGCAAAGAAAAAGGCTTATGGAATACATAGAAAATTTAACATTAAATATTGATAATGCTAGTAAAGATACACTACTAAAATTCCCTTTACCTATGATGATAACTGAATATACTGGTGAAATAGTTTGGTATAATAATAAACTTTCTGAACTGATTGGAAATCAAAAATTGTTAGGTAAAAACTATATTGATTATTTACCAGCTCTATATGATGCAGTAAAAAACAATCAAAATAAGGCAAAATCTGTTGAATTTATGAATAATTATTTTGATGTTTTTATTTCTTTAGTTGAAATAGAAGGATCAAAAAATGAAAAAAGATATTTAAACCTTTTTTATTTTGTTGATATATCTGAACAACATAAATTATTAGAGAATTTAAATAATACAAATGTAGTCTTTGGGTATTTGCAAATTGATAATTATGATGATGTAATGAACTCTTCTCCAGAGGTATCAAGATCAAATATAGCATCGGAAATAGAAAGAAAGGTATTTGACTGGTTTTACCATCAAATTAAAACTGATATATTTATCACAAAATATGAAAAGGACAAGTATTTATTTGTGACAAATTATGAATCATTAGAAAGAATGAAAGAAAAAAGATTTAATATTTTAGATCAACTTAAAGAGATTAATATTTATAATAGAATTATTCCTACACTTAGTTGTGGGATTGGAATAAGGCAAACATCTATTTATCAATCATATAAAGATGCTAAGACAGCATTGGATATGGCGTTAAGCCGAGGAGGAGACCAAGTAGTTATCTATTCTAATAATAATTATGAATTTTATGGTGGGAAGTCAAAAGAAATTGAAAAGAGATCAAAAGTAAGATCAAGAGTTATGGCTCAAACACTTAAAGAGATAATAAAGCATTCTGATCGAATTTTTATTATTGGACATCAGTTTTTTGATTTTGATTGTTTAGGTTCAGCAATCGGTGTTATAATTCTTGCTCATAAATTAGGTAAAGAGGCATATATTGCAACAAGTATAATTAATCCTTCCATTGAACCTTATATTGAAAGTTTAAAACAAAATGAGAAATATCATGATGTATTTATAAATCAAGCAGAACTTTTAAAGAAAAAATCAGAAAATTCTGTTCTTTTTGTTGTTGATACTCAAAGGCCAAGTTATTTAGATATAATTGATTCTATTGATTTATTTAATAAAATAGTAGTTATAGATCATCATAGAAGAGCAACAGATTGGATCGAAAATGCACTTATTAATTATTCAGAAACATATGCTTCTTCAACATCAGAGCTTATATCTGAGATTTTAAATTACGAAGGCATAAGAATTTCGAAACTAGAAGCAGAAATACTTATGGCAGGAATATATATTGATACAAAAGGATTTACAAAAAATACTGGTGTCAGAACATTTGAGGTTATTACCTACTTAAGAGAAAATAATGCTGATCCATTAGTTGTTAAAGAATTTTTTAAAGAAGATTTTGATACCTTCATTAAGAAAAAAAAGTTAATTGAAAATACACATATTATTTTTGGCAACATTGCAATTGTTGCAGATTATTCACATATATGCACTGATAATGTTATAATAGCTAAGGTAGCTGATGAAGTTTTAAATATTAAAGGTATAGATGCCTCATTTGTTATATGTCAAGTTGATGATGGGGTTGTTATTAGTGGCCGTTCAAATGGGAAAATTAATGTTCAGTTAATTCTTGAAAAACTTGGTGGTGGAGGACATCTTGATACTGCAGGTGCACAGATAATAAACATAAATATCGATGATGCAGTAATTATGTTAACAGATGCAATAAATAGTTATTTAAACGAAAACCAATAAAAAGAAAGGGGAATTTCAATGAAGGTTGTTTTACTTCAAGATATTAAAGGCGTTGGGAAAAAGGACGAAATTATTGAGGTAAGTGATGGCTATGCGAGAAATTATTTATTTCCTAAAAAATTAGCAATAGAAGCTACTGAAGGTGTTCAATCACATATTAAAGGAAAAAAAGAAGCAGAGCAAAAGAAGAAAGAAAAGGAACTGCAAAAAGCTCAAGAACTTGCAAAAAGGATTGAAGAGATTAGCTTAATACTTAAAGTAAAGTCAGGTGAAAGTGGAAAACTTTTTGGGTCTATAACTAATAAAGAGATAGCAGAAGAATTGAAAAAGCAGTTTAAGATTGATATAGATAGGAAAAAAATAGAAATTGATAATCCTATAAAAATAGTTGGAAATTACACAGTGGAAGTAAAAGTATATCCAACAGTTGTTGCAAAATTAAAGGTAAATGTAACAGCTTTATAAGCTTAGGAAGTGAATAAGAATATGGAAAACCTGGAAAACACAAATTTATTACCTGTAAATAATGATGCAGAAGAAGCTGTTATTGGATCAATGTTATTAGATAAGGAAGTTATTTCATATGTTAGTGAAATATTAGAAGAAGATGATTTTTATAATGCTCATCTTAAGGAAATATATGCAAGTATTATTGATCTATTTGAACAAGGTAAACCTGTTGATCCTATAACTGTTTCTGAAAGGCTGAAGGAACGAGGTAGTTATGATAGCATCGGTGGAATGGATTATTTATCGAATTTGATAATAAAAATACCTACGACTGCTAATGTTACATATTATGCAAGTATTGTAGAGGAAAAGTCATTACTTAGAAAATTAATTAATGCATCATATAAAATTATTGAGCAATGTAATAGCCAAACAGAAAGAATAGAAGATATTGTTGAATTTGCTGAAAAAACAATATTTAATGTTATACAAAATAAAAATTCAAAGGATTTTTCACACTTAAAAGAAATACTAATTGATACCTATAATAAAATTGAAGAATTATATATCAAAAAAGCACACATTATTGGTGTTCCAACTGGTTTTTCCGAGCTTGATAAAATAACTGCTGGTCTTCAACCTTCAGACCTTATTTTATTAGCTGCAAGACCATCAATGGGGAAGACAAGTTTTGCTCTAAATATTGTTGAGCATGCAGCATTAAAAGCAAATATTCCAGTTGCTATATTTAGCCTTGAAATGTCGAAAGAGCAGTTAGTAACAAGAATGGTTTGTTCAGAAGGACTGATTGATAGCCATAAATTAAGGACCGGAAATCTTGAAGATGAGGAATGGAAGAGATTTGCAAAAGCAATTGCATTACTTGCAAATGCACCAATTTATATTGATGATACACCTGCAATATCAATATCAGAAATGAGAGCAAAATGCCGAAGACTTAAACTAAAAGAAAAAGGATTAGGACTTGTAATGGTTGATTATCTACAATTAATGCAAGCAAGGGGCAGATTTGATAGCAAACAGCAGGAGATTGCAGAAATATCTCGTTCACTAAAGGCTTTAGCAAGAGAATTAAATGTTCCAGTTCTTGCTTTATCTCAGCTTTCAAGAGCCCCTGAAATGAGAGCTGACCATAGGCCTATATTAGCTGATTTAAGAGAAAGTGGGGCTATTGAACAGGACGCTGATATAGTTGCATTTTTGTATAGGGATGAATATTACAATAAGGACACTGACAAAAAGCATATTGCGGAACTTATAATTGCAAAACATAGGAATGGACCTACTGGAACAGTGGAATTATTATTCTTAGATAAACATACTAAATTCAGAGATTTAGAAATGAATAAAAATTAATGAGGTGAAATTATGGCTGTAATAACCAATATTAATCTTTGGGAAGAAGGCCAAAAGAAGATTGAATGGGCAAAGAAACATATGCCAATTTTAAATACTATTGTAGAGCAATATCAAGAAGAAAAACCACTTAAAGATTTAAACGTTGCTTTATCTGTGCACTTAGAAGCAAAAACTGCATATCTTTGTTTATGTTTATCAAAATTAGGAGCTAATATGTTTGTTACAGGGTCTAACCCATTATCAACACAAGATGAGATTGCTGCAGCATTAGTGAAAAACGGGTTAAATGTTTATGCAAAGCATGGAGTTTCAAATGATGAATACTTTGAACATTTAATGATGACACTCGATAATGATATAGACTTAATAATAGATGATGGTGGAGACTTAGCATATTTATTGCACACCAAATTGTTGGATAAAGCTAAAAAGATTATTGGCGGTTGTGAAGAGACAACAACAGGAGTAATAAGACTTAAATCACTTGAAAAAGAGGGAAAATTGCTATTTCCAATGATAGCTGTCAATGATGCATATACTAAACATATGTTTGATAATAGATATGGAACTGGACAATCAACGTGGGATTCTATATTAAGGAATACAAATCTCATAATAGCAGGTAAATATGTTGTTGTTGCAGGTTATGGATGGTGTGGTAAAGGAATTGCTAAAAAAGCACAAGGTCTTGGTGCAAAAATTATAATTACAGAGGTTGATCCAATAAAAGCATTAGAAGCATATATGGATGGATTTGAAGTTATGACAATGGATAAAGCAGCTAAATTAGGTGATATATTTATCACTGCAACAGGTTGCAAAGATATAATTATTGATAAACATTTTTATGACATGAAAGATGGAGCTATTCTTTGCAATGCAGGGCATTTTAATGTTGAAATTAATATGGCTAAATTAGAAGAAATTGCAGAAGGTAAGTATAATGTTAGAAAAAATATTGATGCGTATAAAGTGAATGGAAAAGAGATATATGTAATAGGAGAAGGAAGGCTTGTGAACCTTGCAGCAGCTGATGGGCATCCAGTAGAAATTATGGATATGTCTTTTGGATTACAGATGTTATCAGCAATATATGTTAAAGAAAATAAAGATAATTTAGAAAACAAAGTATATAATGTTCCAGAACACATAGACAAAAAAATAGCTCGCATAAAATTAAAAAGTTTAGGTATAGAGATTGATAAACTTACAGATGAACAAAAAGAGTATTTAGAAAGCTGGGAGGTTTAATATTGAAATTATTATTGAAAAATCCTGTTATAATCGGATATGATGAAAATTTTAAGGATTTTTATAGATCTGATATTTTAATAGTCAATGATAAAATAGAAAAAGTTTACCCTAATATAGAAATTCATGATGCTGATATTGTTATTGATGCAGAAAAATATATAGCAATACCTGGTTTAGTAAATGCACATACGCATTGTGGTCAGACTGTATTAAGGTCTTATGCTGATGATTTGCCTTTTAATGAATGGCTTTTTGATAGGGTATTTCCTTTAGAATCGAAACTTAATCAGCAGATAGTGTATTATTCATCATTACTTGGAATAGCTGAAATGATAAAATCAGGGACAACACTCTTTTTTGATATGTATTTTTATGAGGATATGACTGCAAAAGCAGTTTCTGAGACAGGTATAAGAGCTGTTCTTTCAAGGGGATTGCAAACTGATGAAAATGAACATAAAAGGATAGAAGAAACTCTTAAACTGATACAAGATTATTCATCTGATAGAATCAAAATATTTTTTGGCCCTCATTCAATATATACTTGTTCAACTGAACTTTTGGAAAATGTATCTAAACTTGCATTTGATTATAATACTGGTATAATGATACATGTTAGTGAAAGTGAAAATGAAGTAAATGAATGTTTTGAAAGACATGACTGTTCGCCTGTTAAATACTTAAGTGATTTAGGAATTTTTGATAGCCCAACAGTAGCAGCCCACTGTGTTTATGTTGATAATGATGATATTGATATACTAAATAGAAAATGTGTAACAGTTGCATACAATCCCACCAGTAACTTAAAATTAGGAAATGGTTTTGCTCCTATATATAGCATGATTCAATCTGGTATAAATGTTGCAATTGGAACTGATTCGGCTGCAAGTAATAATAATTTAAATATGATTGAGGAAATGCATATAGCTTCATTACTTGAAAAAGGTTTATATAAATTACCCAATATTATGAATGCTTCACAAATATTAAAAATGGCAACATTTAATGGTGCATATGCATCTTTATTTGAAAATATTGGCCTTATTAAAGAGGGTTACAAAGCAGACATTGTATTAATTGATAATGAAAGTTTAAATATGATGCCAAATTTCAATCCAATATCAAATATTGTATATAGTGCTAATCCAGAAAATATAAAAACAGTAATATGTAATGGAAAAATACTTTATAAAGATGGTAAATTGACTACAATTGATGAAGAAGGGCTTAAAAAAGAAATTAAAGATATAATGAAGTATTTGAATGAATAAGTTTTTTTAGTTGAAAGGAATGATAATAATTTGCAGTTTAGAAAGGCAACAAAAACAGCATTACAACTTTTTTTAGTAACAGCTCTAACAAAATTAATTGGATTTGTAAGAGAAATGGCACTTGGTGCAAGGTTTGGAACTGGTGTTAAAACAGATTCCTTGCAGCTTGCATTAATGTTTCCAAATGTTTTGTTTGTTACTATTTTAGCTGCATTTTCAACATCCTTTATACCTTTTTATACAGAAATAAAAGAAAATAAAGGTGAAGAAGAGGGGCTAAAATTTACAAATAATGTTATAAATACCTTGATGTTTTTTGCAATTATTGTTTCAATTTTAGGAACAATTTTTTCTAAAGAATTACTGTATTTTTTTACTAAGAATATTATTGCAAAAGACTATAGCAATGATTTAATTATTTTTGCTTCTACAATATTGAAGATTACCTTCTTCATGATAATATTCACAAGTTCTTCTAATATATTACAAGGTTTTATGCAAGCAAATGGAAACTTTAATAAGCCTGTATTATCCAGTATCCCATTTAACTTAGGGATATTCCTAACTATTTTTTTATCTTATTTTTCTATATTTAAGAGAATTGATATCTACTTAGTAGGTTTTGGATTTGTATTTGGTTATTTTTTAAGCTTTGTTTACCAATACTATAATGCAAAAAAGTTAGGATTTAGATTTTATCCTACTTTTAGTTTTAGAGATGAAAATTTAAAAAAAGTTGTTATTTTTGCTGCTCCTGTTTTTATTAGCAGTGCTATGTCACAATTATATGTTTTTGTTGATAGATATTTATTAGGAAGTCTTGGTGAAGGTAGAATATCTGCAGTAAATTTCGCTAGTAAATTTAATGATATGATTGTTGGGGCCTTTTCTTCAACAATAGCTATTATTGCTTTTTCTACGCTATCGAACTATTTGGCTAAAAAAGATATGGATAACTTTAAAAGGTTTTTTGTTTCATCTGTAAATGTGATTATCCTGTTGATGATTCCTTTTTCAATTGGTGGTATGATTTTGAATCATGAATTAGTGAGAATAGTATATGAAAGAGGACACTTTACTCGACATTCAACATTGATGACTGCTGGCCCATTTTTCTTTTATTCTTTTGGATTTTTAGGTCTTGGTTTAAGAGATATATTAAATAGGACACTTTACTCATTGCATGATTCAAAGACTGCTGTAAGAAATGGTGTTATTGCAATAATTTTAAATATAACCTTTGATATCATTTTTATAAATAGATTCGGTCATATAGGAGCTGCTATGGGCTTTTCATTTGCAAATTATATAGCAACCTTCTTATTAATGTTTTCCCTCAGAAAAAAATTAGGACCAATTGGTTGGAGAAGGATAGTAAATGTTTTTATAAAATCGGTTTTAGCAGGAATTATTATGGGGATAGTTATATATATATTTAAATTTAATTTTATAAATCTTGATATGCGTTTTTCAAAAATAACTTTGATTACTTTAATTTGTATATTGTTAGGAGCCTCAGTGTATTCTTTTATAATATATTTATTCAGAGTTGAAGAGGCAAGATGGCTTATTAAAATAACCCGTGAAAAATTTGGTATATGAGGAGGCAATATTGATGGATTTAATGCATCAATTCAAAGTATTTAAAAAAGGAGCACATGAAATAATATCTGAGGAAGAATTATTAAATAAATTAAAAGAGGATAGACCTCTCAATATTAAATTAGGTCTTGATCCTAATGTGCCCGATGTTCACTTAGGTCATGCTGTTGTCTTAAGAAAACTTAAGCAATTACAAGATCTTGGACACAATATTATATTGATTCTTGGAGATTTTACTGCTATGATTGGGGATCCAACAGGAAAGAGTGAAACACGTAAACAACTTACAAAAGATCAAGTTAGATCTAATGCAGAACCATTCAAAGAACAGATTTTAAAAATACTTGATCCTCAAAAAACAACAATAAGATTTAATAGTGAATGGTTAGAACCAATGAATTTTTTAGATGTTATTAATCTTACATCAAAGTATACTGTTGCAAGGATGCTTGAGAGAGAGACATTTAAACAGAGAATGGAGAAAAATCTTCCACTATCAATACATGAATTTTTCTATCCACTAATGCAGGGATATGATTCTGTTGCCATTGATGCTGATGTTGAATTAGGGGCAACTGAACAAAAATTCAATATACTAATGGGAAGAACATTACAGAAAGAATATGGATGTAAGAGAATACAAGTTGCATTACTTATGCCAATACTTGTAGGAACAGATGGTATAAATAAGATGAGCAAGAGTTTAGGTAACTATATTGGCATTAATGAAGCACCAGAAATAATGTATGGAAAAGTTATGTCTATTCCTGATGAAGTAATGATTTCTTATTATGAATTAACTACTGATATTGAACCTGAAGAAATAGAAGAAATATCAGCAAAATTAAAAGAAGGAACTCTTCATCCCCGTGATGCCAAGATGAGATTAGCTTTTGAAGTTGTTAAACTATATCATGGAGAGGAAAAAGCAAAGTTTGCACAAGATGAATTTGTTAAAGTATTCCAGAAAAAAGATATTCCAGACAACATACCTGAAGTAATTGTGAGTAAACTAGAATCAAATGTATGGTTACCAAGGTTTTTAAACCAGAATAAATTGTGTAGTTCGACTAGCGAAGGAGTAAGGCTTATCAAAAGTGGAGCTGTAAAAATTAATTCTCAAAAGGTAGAAAATCAAGATTATACTTTTTCAAATGGTGATGTAATTCAAGTAGGAAAGTTAAAATTTATTAAAGTTATTGTAGAATAAATAGGGGCTTTTATGCCCCTTATTTTAATATTTGTTTTAATTCATCAAGTGATATCTCGTGTTTTAAACTATTAACATTTTTCGAAGCTATTGCACGACTTGAGTAAAAATCTATTTCATCTTCAGTTAATTTAGGCTTTACATTAGGATAAAACATTGAGACATAATTATTGAAATCCTCAATATATTTAAAATCAAGATATTTTAAAACCTCATTTACATCATTAGGAATATATTTTGACTCAAGATACAGAAAATTTGATAATAAAATAGCGTTAGCCCTTCCATGAGGTATACCATGAAAATATGTATAATTGTATCCTAAAGGATGAACAACTAACGTTCCAGTGTGAGCAATAACAATACCTCCAATAAGGGAAATATAAGCTAAATTTTCAAGGGTGCTCATATTAATTCTCTTATTAATTAAATGCTCTTTTATTTCAGAATATAATAAAAGACCTTTGGAAGCAAAGTTATATATTAAAGTATTATTTCTGTTCGATAAAAATCCTTCAATTATATGAGACAATGCATCAAAAGAGGTGTCAACAAGTATTTCATAAGGTAGAGTTTCTAAATATTTATAATCAATAAATGCAAATTTAGAGAAAATAAGTTCTGATGAAAAGCTCTTTTTATTTTGGATATTATGCAATGTTAAAATTGAGTATTGTGTTACCTCACTTCCTGTTCCACATGTTGTTGGAACTGATATTATTGGTAAACATTTTTCTATTTTTCCTTCAAATAAAAAACTGCTATTTTTATCACTATTTGCAGCTAAAACAGCTATTGCTTTGGCTGCATCTAAAGGGGACCCACCACCTATCCCAATTACAAAATCAGCCTTATTTTCAATTGCCATTCGGCTTACATGCTCTATTTGTTCGGTTGAAGGATTTTGTTCTATTGAACTATATATATAATAATCTATTTGATTTTTTTTAAGAGCTGTTATAACGTCATTTATTGCGTTGTTTTTGAAAGAAGAAGGAGATGTCACAATAAATGCCTTTTTACCAAGTTTGAAATATTGGTGATTTTCTGATATACAATTTAGACCAAAGAATATCTTTGTAGGCATAAAATATGTATACAAATTAAATTCTCCTTTCGCTTTTCTATATGATAATTATATCACTATTAAATAGATATGTATAATTTATTAATAAAGATAAAAAATAAAAATAGTTATGATTATATTTGGAGGTAACAAAATGGGTGCATCAAAAGAACAAATGAGAGCTGTTGCTAAACTTTGTCCAGAGTTTAATAGCGGTGGTTATGCTCATAGAGGAAATCCATCTTGTGAAGTTTGTGTTCACTGGGATGGGAAGAAATGTACAATTAATTATTTTGATAATGTATTAACAAGTATGGATCAAACTTAATTTATAAAAACTTGATTTTTTCAATTTATTTAATATAATAATATTGTAGGGCAAGAGAAATTGAGAGCCTGCAGATAGAAAGGTCTATTTGCAGGCTTTTTTATTTTACTAAAAGGTGGTAATGATGGATGCTATTAGA carries:
- the dnaB gene encoding replicative DNA helicase — protein: MENLENTNLLPVNNDAEEAVIGSMLLDKEVISYVSEILEEDDFYNAHLKEIYASIIDLFEQGKPVDPITVSERLKERGSYDSIGGMDYLSNLIIKIPTTANVTYYASIVEEKSLLRKLINASYKIIEQCNSQTERIEDIVEFAEKTIFNVIQNKNSKDFSHLKEILIDTYNKIEELYIKKAHIIGVPTGFSELDKITAGLQPSDLILLAARPSMGKTSFALNIVEHAALKANIPVAIFSLEMSKEQLVTRMVCSEGLIDSHKLRTGNLEDEEWKRFAKAIALLANAPIYIDDTPAISISEMRAKCRRLKLKEKGLGLVMVDYLQLMQARGRFDSKQQEIAEISRSLKALARELNVPVLALSQLSRAPEMRADHRPILADLRESGAIEQDADIVAFLYRDEYYNKDTDKKHIAELIIAKHRNGPTGTVELLFLDKHTKFRDLEMNKN
- the murJ gene encoding murein biosynthesis integral membrane protein MurJ, translated to MQFRKATKTALQLFLVTALTKLIGFVREMALGARFGTGVKTDSLQLALMFPNVLFVTILAAFSTSFIPFYTEIKENKGEEEGLKFTNNVINTLMFFAIIVSILGTIFSKELLYFFTKNIIAKDYSNDLIIFASTILKITFFMIIFTSSSNILQGFMQANGNFNKPVLSSIPFNLGIFLTIFLSYFSIFKRIDIYLVGFGFVFGYFLSFVYQYYNAKKLGFRFYPTFSFRDENLKKVVIFAAPVFISSAMSQLYVFVDRYLLGSLGEGRISAVNFASKFNDMIVGAFSSTIAIIAFSTLSNYLAKKDMDNFKRFFVSSVNVIILLMIPFSIGGMILNHELVRIVYERGHFTRHSTLMTAGPFFFYSFGFLGLGLRDILNRTLYSLHDSKTAVRNGVIAIILNITFDIIFINRFGHIGAAMGFSFANYIATFLLMFSLRKKLGPIGWRRIVNVFIKSVLAGIIMGIVIYIFKFNFINLDMRFSKITLITLICILLGASVYSFIIYLFRVEEARWLIKITREKFGI
- a CDS encoding adenosylhomocysteinase, whose protein sequence is MAVITNINLWEEGQKKIEWAKKHMPILNTIVEQYQEEKPLKDLNVALSVHLEAKTAYLCLCLSKLGANMFVTGSNPLSTQDEIAAALVKNGLNVYAKHGVSNDEYFEHLMMTLDNDIDLIIDDGGDLAYLLHTKLLDKAKKIIGGCEETTTGVIRLKSLEKEGKLLFPMIAVNDAYTKHMFDNRYGTGQSTWDSILRNTNLIIAGKYVVVAGYGWCGKGIAKKAQGLGAKIIITEVDPIKALEAYMDGFEVMTMDKAAKLGDIFITATGCKDIIIDKHFYDMKDGAILCNAGHFNVEINMAKLEEIAEGKYNVRKNIDAYKVNGKEIYVIGEGRLVNLAAADGHPVEIMDMSFGLQMLSAIYVKENKDNLENKVYNVPEHIDKKIARIKLKSLGIEIDKLTDEQKEYLESWEV
- a CDS encoding amidohydrolase, yielding MKLLLKNPVIIGYDENFKDFYRSDILIVNDKIEKVYPNIEIHDADIVIDAEKYIAIPGLVNAHTHCGQTVLRSYADDLPFNEWLFDRVFPLESKLNQQIVYYSSLLGIAEMIKSGTTLFFDMYFYEDMTAKAVSETGIRAVLSRGLQTDENEHKRIEETLKLIQDYSSDRIKIFFGPHSIYTCSTELLENVSKLAFDYNTGIMIHVSESENEVNECFERHDCSPVKYLSDLGIFDSPTVAAHCVYVDNDDIDILNRKCVTVAYNPTSNLKLGNGFAPIYSMIQSGINVAIGTDSAASNNNLNMIEEMHIASLLEKGLYKLPNIMNASQILKMATFNGAYASLFENIGLIKEGYKADIVLIDNESLNMMPNFNPISNIVYSANPENIKTVICNGKILYKDGKLTTIDEEGLKKEIKDIMKYLNE